CGCTTAGCAGAGCAAGAATGGCCAATCGTTTCATAGGTGCATTCCCCGCGTTTTCTGTGGTTTTGACGTATCCTAAGGGCCAAACCAAAACCCAATCATTTTAAAGTACTGCACCGCGCATCAACTAGTACATCTATTCGCTAATGCATCGTGAAGTGGGACATTTGCAAGTCTTTGTTCGAAATGCGTACGCAGCACTTAGTGCGTCGGCTCAGTAATTCAATCAATAGCTGTCGTCTACCCCCTTGAGCGAATCGAGATCGCAAGATCCGTCACAAGCGTCGTGACACGGTTTATTGATGCATCTGATCTAGTATGATAGGGTCCCTCATCACATGTCGGATTCATCTCCCTCCTTCACTCTGGTTGATGTGCCTGGCGCAGTACCGCTGCTGGGCCACCTCGGTGCATTCAGGCAACATCCGTTGGAGTCCCTCTTGGCCTGGTGGCGGCAGCATGGGGATACGCTCCGTTTTCGGCTAGGTCCGAAAACATTCTATTTGTTCAGTCATCCTGATCTTGCCGAAGAGATTCTCGTCAAACAATCAGACCGCTTTGTAAAGGTCTATAACCCTCAGAAGCCACATGGTCTTGCCTTAGTGCTGGGTAATGGCTTGGTGACCAGTTCGGGTGAAGTCTGGAAGAGGCACCGCCGCATCATTCAGCCCATCTTTCACCGCTCTCACATCGCTGCGATGGCCGATCGTATGGCTCAGGTGGGTGAGCAGCGTGTGGCCACATGGCAAGACCGGAAGCTGGACACCATCGATATCGCTGCGGAAATGATGCAGCTGGCGCTCGAAGTGATCTCGCAAACCATGTTCACCACCAGCATAACCCAACACACCGATCGGATCAGCCACGCGCTACAAGTCAGTATCAAGTATGCTTTCGATTCGTTCAGTAATCCCCTGTCCCTCCCACTGTGGGTGCCGACCGCACGCAACCGTGAATTTCGTTCGGTGATGCAGTTCATGGACGGACTGATGTATGGCTTGCTCGCTGAACGGCGCCAAAGCGGGGAGAATCATGATGATTTGTTGGATCTGCTGCTTCAGGCACGCGATGAAGAGACCGGAGAGGGACTGAGCAACCAGGAGTTGCGCGATGAAGCCTTAAC
This region of Nitrospira sp. genomic DNA includes:
- a CDS encoding cytochrome P450, which translates into the protein MSDSSPSFTLVDVPGAVPLLGHLGAFRQHPLESLLAWWRQHGDTLRFRLGPKTFYLFSHPDLAEEILVKQSDRFVKVYNPQKPHGLALVLGNGLVTSSGEVWKRHRRIIQPIFHRSHIAAMADRMAQVGEQRVATWQDRKLDTIDIAAEMMQLALEVISQTMFTTSITQHTDRISHALQVSIKYAFDSFSNPLSLPLWVPTARNREFRSVMQFMDGLMYGLLAERRQSGENHDDLLDLLLQARDEETGEGLSNQELRDEALTIFAAGHETTANALAWTWYLLATHPEAKARFHEEVDRVLQGRTPNAEDLEHLPYTRAIFEESLRLYPPAPAVHRKAATNTTVCGLSLPEGAFVLVGTYNLHRHSHFWRNPEQFQPDRWLDGGRPSSRYAYMPFGAGPRTCVGLHFASVEGPLLLALIGRRYDLHLAQDHVEPYLMVTLRPKGGIRMTIQPRHVPVASAV